From the genome of Nicotiana sylvestris chromosome 1, ASM39365v2, whole genome shotgun sequence:
CCCGAAAGGTGCATTCACAAAAGAATCTGCTAATATGGAAAATGAGTCAATGGAATTcggtggcaagttgtgataccaaatcatcgCTCCCTTTGATAGAGTATTCCCAAATGTTTTCAACAAAACGGACTCAATCTCGtcgtcttctaagtcatttccctttatCCCGCATGTGTACGAAGTGATATGTTCATTAGGATCggtggtcccgttgtattttggtaTATCCGGCATAAAGAACTTCTTAAGAATGGGCTTCAGAGCCGCACTCTGAGGAAAAAGCTTCTGCACGAACTTTTTTGAATCCAAACCTTTTAAAATCGGGGGTGCCCCCTGTATCTGATCGACTCGGGAGTTGTATGTTTCAACTTTTTTGTCATtatcttcaattttcttttcccctgactcaa
Proteins encoded in this window:
- the LOC138875569 gene encoding uncharacterized protein, with protein sequence MLQAQHAVIAHLQSQHRTLSVVEPKITRYTEPVLERSNGNGSGTDPIIIKMLKELTKRIESGEKKIEDNDKKVETYNSRVDQIQGAPPILKGLDSKKFVQKLFPQSAALKPILKKFFMPDIPKYNGTTDPNEHITSYTCGIKGNDLEDDEIESVLLKTFGNTLSKGAMIWYHNLPPNSIDSFSILADSFVNAPFGAIKVATRKSDVFKIRQRDNEMWREFVSRFHMEHMDLPLVTDDWAVQAFTQGLNERSSIASRQLKQNLVEYPAVT